A single Nocardioides bizhenqiangii DNA region contains:
- the nadC gene encoding carboxylating nicotinate-nucleotide diphosphorylase, which produces MTLALTPYDALPPLLLEELTKGGLDPRATYDLVAAALAEDVPTEDVTSAATIATDARGVADFNAREPGVVAGLGVAELVFRMVLGGGSDGVDVPLRISDGTAVAPGDAVLTVAGPVRGLLTAERTALNIACHLSGVATATAAWVAALEGTRARVLDTRKTLPGLRALQKYAVACGGGVNHRFSLSDRAMVKDNHVLAAGGVVPAYRAVRAAYPDLRVEVEVTDLDQLRELLEAGCTEILLDNMPTATMAEAVAINAGRATLEASGGLTIERAREVAETGVDFISVGALTHSVKVFDLGMDLRDDSARG; this is translated from the coding sequence ATGACGCTCGCGCTCACGCCGTACGACGCGCTCCCGCCGCTGCTGCTCGAGGAGCTCACCAAGGGCGGCCTCGACCCGCGGGCGACCTACGACCTGGTCGCGGCCGCGCTGGCCGAGGACGTGCCGACCGAGGACGTCACCAGCGCCGCCACCATCGCGACCGATGCTCGCGGGGTCGCTGACTTCAACGCGCGCGAGCCCGGTGTGGTCGCCGGCCTCGGCGTGGCCGAGCTGGTCTTCCGGATGGTGCTCGGCGGCGGGTCGGACGGGGTCGACGTACCCCTGCGCATCTCCGACGGCACCGCGGTCGCACCCGGCGACGCCGTGCTCACCGTCGCCGGACCCGTGCGCGGCCTGCTGACCGCCGAGCGGACCGCGCTCAACATCGCGTGCCACCTCTCGGGCGTCGCGACCGCGACGGCCGCGTGGGTGGCCGCCCTCGAGGGCACCCGCGCCCGGGTGCTCGACACCCGCAAGACGCTGCCCGGCCTGCGCGCGCTGCAGAAGTACGCCGTCGCCTGCGGCGGGGGCGTCAACCACCGGTTCAGCCTGTCGGACCGGGCGATGGTCAAGGACAACCACGTGCTCGCCGCCGGCGGCGTCGTGCCGGCCTACCGGGCGGTGCGCGCCGCCTACCCCGACCTGCGGGTCGAGGTCGAGGTGACCGACCTCGACCAGCTCCGCGAGCTGCTCGAGGCCGGGTGCACCGAGATCCTGCTCGACAACATGCCGACCGCCACGATGGCCGAGGCGGTGGCGATCAATGCTGGTCGGGCGACGCTCGAGGCGTCGGGCGGGCTGACCATCGAGCGGGCCCGCGAGGTCGCGGAGACCGGCGTCGACTTCATCTCGGTCGGAGCACTGACCCACTCGGTCAAGGTCTTCGACCTCGGAATGGACCTTCGCGATGACTCTGCTCGCGGTTGA
- a CDS encoding L-aspartate oxidase, translating to MRDPSPQGPAATRRLPGRLTAPPPGWTARADVVIIGSGIAGLTTALRLREHVDKVLVVTKDVLNAGSTQWAQGGIAAALSPEDTPEEHEVDTLVAGAGACDRDAVRVLVTEGPDAVRELIALGTKFDLDAAGELSLTREGGHHRDRIAHAGGDATGAEIQRALIAAVEAAPDIEVIQHALAVDLLLGDDDGVAGVTLHVIGEGVRDGVGAVICRAVVLASGGLGQVFSQTTNPAVSTGDGLAIALRAGATLRDLEFVQFHPTVMYLGPESRGQQPLISEAVRGEGAFLVDDDGDRFMTGVHPLADLAPRDVVAKSIMKRMIDTGRPHMWLDARHLGAEFWERRFPTILATARSHGVDPVTQLIPVAPACHYASGGVRTDLDGRTDLPGLYATGEVACSGVHGANRLASNSLLEGLVFSRRISKVLPGELGPWRDPAADRRTAGLVPGSVRRTLQEAMTSQAGVLRTAAGLGEAGAVIDKLAGVTADQVDQDSWETTNLVTISAALADAAALREETRGSHWRDDFPDRDDEHWAGHFDVAMTDGVTTVTFHPAPATDTDLPTTGVDG from the coding sequence ATGCGTGACCCGAGCCCGCAGGGGCCCGCCGCGACCCGCCGCCTTCCCGGCCGGCTGACCGCGCCCCCGCCCGGGTGGACCGCCCGCGCCGACGTCGTCATCATCGGCTCCGGCATCGCCGGGCTGACCACGGCGCTGCGGCTGCGCGAGCACGTCGACAAGGTGCTGGTCGTGACCAAGGACGTCCTCAACGCCGGGTCGACCCAGTGGGCGCAGGGCGGCATCGCGGCTGCGCTGAGCCCGGAGGACACCCCCGAGGAGCACGAGGTGGACACGCTGGTCGCCGGGGCGGGCGCCTGCGACCGGGACGCCGTCCGCGTGCTGGTGACCGAGGGACCCGACGCGGTGCGCGAGCTGATCGCGCTCGGCACGAAGTTCGACCTCGACGCTGCCGGCGAGCTGTCGCTGACCCGCGAGGGTGGCCACCACCGCGACCGGATCGCGCACGCCGGCGGCGACGCCACCGGCGCGGAGATCCAGCGTGCCCTGATCGCCGCGGTCGAGGCGGCTCCGGACATCGAGGTGATCCAGCACGCCCTGGCCGTCGACCTGCTCCTCGGGGACGACGACGGCGTCGCGGGTGTGACGCTGCACGTGATCGGCGAGGGTGTCCGCGACGGCGTCGGTGCCGTGATCTGCCGCGCGGTCGTGCTCGCCAGTGGCGGGCTCGGCCAGGTGTTCTCCCAGACCACCAACCCCGCGGTGTCCACCGGCGACGGGCTGGCGATCGCGCTGCGCGCGGGCGCGACGCTGCGCGACCTGGAGTTCGTGCAGTTCCACCCCACCGTCATGTACCTCGGTCCCGAGTCGCGCGGCCAGCAGCCACTGATCTCCGAGGCGGTGCGCGGCGAGGGCGCGTTCCTCGTCGACGACGACGGCGACCGGTTCATGACCGGTGTGCACCCGCTGGCGGACCTGGCGCCCCGCGACGTGGTCGCCAAGTCGATCATGAAACGGATGATCGACACCGGCCGGCCGCACATGTGGCTGGATGCCCGGCACCTCGGTGCGGAGTTCTGGGAGCGCCGGTTCCCCACGATCCTCGCGACCGCCCGGTCGCACGGTGTCGACCCGGTCACCCAGCTGATCCCGGTCGCGCCCGCCTGCCACTACGCCTCCGGCGGAGTCCGGACCGACCTCGACGGGCGCACCGACCTGCCCGGCCTCTACGCGACCGGCGAGGTCGCCTGCTCGGGGGTGCACGGCGCCAACCGGCTCGCCTCGAACTCGCTGCTAGAGGGCCTGGTCTTCTCGCGCCGCATCTCGAAGGTGCTCCCCGGCGAGCTCGGCCCGTGGCGCGACCCGGCGGCGGACCGCCGTACGGCCGGCCTGGTGCCGGGATCGGTACGACGCACGTTGCAGGAGGCGATGACCTCGCAGGCCGGCGTGCTGCGCACGGCGGCCGGACTGGGCGAGGCAGGGGCGGTCATCGACAAGCTCGCCGGTGTCACCGCGGACCAGGTCGACCAGGACTCCTGGGAGACCACGAACCTGGTGACCATCAGCGCCGCGCTGGCGGACGCCGCGGCGCTGCGGGAGGAGACCCGTGGATCGCACTGGCGCGACGACTTCCCCGACCGCGACGACGAGCACTGGGCCGGCCACTTCGACGTCGCCATGACCGACGGTGTCACCACGGTGACCTTCCACCCGGCCCCGGCCACCGACACCGACCTGCCGACGACCGGGGTGGACGGATGA
- the panC gene encoding pantoate--beta-alanine ligase — protein MSAAVTMPVVARTRADLAALLVDKRASGDVVLVPTMGALHEGHAGLIRIARERAGGGAVVVSIFVNPLQFGPNEDLDRYPRTFDADLEMCRREGADVVFAPTVDEMYPGGVPRGEVSTSSTTGGAVTVEPGPLGGILEGRTRPGHFRGVLTVVAKLFGLVRPDVAVFGEKDYQQLVLIQQLVADLCISGSHGALEIVGAPTDREDDGLARSSRNRYLDAEQRGQAAALSRVLHAAGREAPHGVEAALTAARAELRTADGVDLDYFVIRAPDLAELPSEVESGTPARALIAARVGTTRLIDNLALTIGGSTTEPTEPTANGSS, from the coding sequence TTGTCCGCCGCTGTGACGATGCCGGTCGTCGCGCGCACGCGCGCGGACCTGGCCGCGCTGCTCGTCGACAAGCGCGCCTCGGGAGACGTCGTCCTCGTACCCACCATGGGCGCGCTGCACGAGGGCCACGCCGGCCTGATCCGGATCGCCCGCGAGCGCGCTGGTGGCGGCGCGGTCGTGGTGTCGATCTTCGTCAACCCGCTCCAGTTCGGACCCAACGAGGACCTCGACCGCTACCCCCGCACCTTCGACGCTGATCTCGAGATGTGCCGTCGTGAGGGTGCCGACGTGGTGTTCGCGCCGACCGTGGACGAGATGTATCCCGGCGGCGTGCCGCGCGGGGAGGTCTCGACAAGCTCGACCACCGGCGGCGCGGTCACCGTGGAGCCCGGCCCGCTCGGCGGCATCCTCGAGGGGCGCACCCGGCCCGGTCACTTCCGTGGCGTGCTCACCGTGGTCGCCAAGCTCTTCGGCCTGGTGCGGCCGGACGTGGCGGTCTTCGGCGAGAAGGACTACCAGCAGCTGGTGCTGATCCAGCAGCTGGTGGCCGACCTCTGCATCAGCGGCAGCCACGGCGCCCTCGAGATCGTGGGTGCGCCCACCGACCGCGAGGACGACGGTCTCGCCCGGTCGAGCCGCAACCGCTACCTCGACGCCGAGCAACGCGGGCAGGCCGCTGCCCTGAGCCGCGTCCTGCACGCCGCCGGCCGGGAGGCGCCGCACGGTGTGGAGGCCGCCCTCACCGCCGCCCGCGCCGAGCTGCGGACCGCCGACGGCGTCGACCTCGACTACTTCGTGATCCGGGCCCCGGACCTCGCCGAGCTGCCGAGCGAGGTCGAGTCCGGCACGCCTGCCCGAGCGCTCATCGCCGCCCGGGTCGGGACCACCCGCCTGATCGACAACCTGGCCCTCACCATCGGAGGGTCCACCACCGAGCCGACCGAGCCGACCGCGAACGGGAGCAGCTGA
- the panD gene encoding aspartate 1-decarboxylase: MLRTMMKSKIHRATVTQADLHYVGSVTVDEDLLEAADLLPGELVHIVDITNGARLETYTIAGERGSGVIGINGAAARLVHPGDLVILIGYGQMTTEEARAYRPHVVFVDADNKILSTGADPADTFDDPGLRRGDLTAAGV, from the coding sequence ATGTTGCGCACCATGATGAAGTCGAAGATCCACCGGGCCACCGTGACCCAGGCCGACCTGCACTACGTCGGCTCGGTCACCGTCGACGAGGACCTCCTGGAGGCGGCCGACCTGCTGCCAGGCGAGCTGGTGCACATCGTCGACATCACCAACGGCGCCCGGCTCGAGACCTACACCATCGCCGGCGAGCGCGGATCCGGCGTGATCGGCATCAACGGCGCCGCTGCCCGGCTGGTGCACCCGGGCGACCTGGTCATCCTGATCGGCTACGGCCAGATGACGACCGAGGAGGCCAGGGCGTACCGGCCGCACGTCGTCTTCGTCGACGCCGACAACAAGATCCTGAGCACCGGCGCCGACCCGGCCGACACGTTCGACGACCCCGGCCTGCGCCGTGGCGACCTCACTGCGGCGGGCGTCTGA